The Mytilus edulis chromosome 12, xbMytEdul2.2, whole genome shotgun sequence genome contains a region encoding:
- the LOC139497892 gene encoding uncharacterized protein: MDPQLEAICKRMNADRMKRLLSVLQNEESESDGDEVNEHNQNQEKMASFSEVVTGKTQNKQTENNQSETPQRNNTGNFVKPIFLKDEDVHGSVKPPRTLWLTNVEIYNAIGTKVPAECIKGIQRIREMWRLYMDNEEDRLSLLVTGLNLRGRQVPLYSQNPRNPGRLQENTIRIKVKNVPLSADDGQIHRALTLQGCDIQDLFREYLRVNGELTACQTGDRVVISKVLDKTIPRNLQIGKYMARVFHAGQPEFNRSINYENNVKTCHKCLKPGHLIYECPNDWVCRTCKESGHKMIDCPTDLQSEHKNDENSEVDVNESADANLQSNEAQTKEQMSETTDKTSNTSKLKPSQNSSGSSKHSDTRTGSTKNVQISNVSNSGNDKSQQSIDKFVRTPKNARRTAARNHTPPTPTDNIAPKKSKG, from the coding sequence ATGGATCCACAACTTGAAGCAATATGTAAGCGTATGAATGCTGATCGTATGAAACGCCTACTGAGTGTTCTACAAAACGAAGAAAGTGAATCTGACGGAGATGAAGTGAATGAACATAAtcaaaaccaagaaaaaatgGCGTCTTTTTCTGAAGTAGTCACTGGTAaaactcaaaacaaacaaactgaAAACAATCAATCTGAGACACCTCAAAGAAATAATACCGGAAACTTTGTAAAACCCATCTTTCTGAAAGACGAAGATGTACATGGCTCAGTAAAACCCCCAAGAACTCTTTGGCTCACAAATGTAGAGATATACAATGCCATAGGTACCAAAGTCCCAGCAGAGTGTATTAAAGGTATTCAACGGATCAGAGAAATGTGGCGCCTTTATATGGACAACGAGGAGGACAGACTGTCTTTGTTAGTGACAGGGCTTAACCTGCGTGGCAGGCAGGTGCCCCTGTACTCGCAAAATCCTCGCAATCCTGGTAGGCTTCAAGAAAATACTATTCGTATTAAGGTGAAGAATGTCCCTCTGTCCGCTGACGATGGACAAATCCACAGAGCTCTAACCCTACAAGGGTGTGATATTCAAGACCTTTTCCGAGAATATCTGAGAGTCAACGGTGAATTAACTGCTTGCCAGACTGGTGACAGAGTGGTTATCAGCAAGGTACTAGACAAGACCATACCAAGAAATCTGCAGATAGGCAAATACATGGCTAGGGTTTTCCATGCTGGACAACCTGAATTCAACAGAAGCATCAATtatgaaaacaatgtaaaaacttGTCATAAATGCTTGAAGCCTGGTCATTTGATATATGAATGTCCAAATGACTGGGTTTGTAGAACTTGCAAAGAAAGTGGGCATAAAATGATAGACTGCCCAACTGACCTTCAAAGTGAACATAAAAATGATGAAAACTCAGAGGTTGATGTTAATGAAAGTGCTGATGCAAATCTACAGTCCAATGAAGCTCAGACAAAAGAACAAATGTCTGAAACAACTGACAAAACATCCAACACATCAAAACTTAAACCATCACAAAATAGCAGTGGATCTAGCAAACACAGTGATACAAGAACAGGTTCAACAAAAAATGTGCAAATATCAAATGTCAGTAACTCAGGCAATGACAAATCACAACAATCAATTGATAAATTTGTGAGAACTCCAAAAAATGCAAGAAGAACCGCAGCAAGAAATCATACCCCACCAACACCTACTGATAACATTGCACCTAAGAAATCAAAAGGGTAG